From Cheilinus undulatus linkage group 17, ASM1832078v1, whole genome shotgun sequence, one genomic window encodes:
- the pla2g3 gene encoding group 3 secretory phospholipase A2 yields the protein MTHIAPLLTLLFTSSLLRWTAADSSILCPWTRVLPYEQVHYTFVWRDPLQASSPPRLYHSAWAGDTLLNCAWSEHAAVVQNYLSLCQERTHEFADHPLEGLNVDSMLAEEGMCVSVDSTDAAGHAGKRSVRSVGGSSSAERSEVEIHLRVKRGFIVPGTLWCGSGNKAPSYADLGVFSDTDSCCREHDQCKDTILSFHSKFGVFNSNIFTMSHCDCDNKFRRCLLEANDSISDVVGYTFFNLLKMHCFQFSHRLQCSQRNWFGMCKETKLALYAEVHPPTLYESSNLSAVDMNSSVINASIPRDLMESSTSHPKLYSITAAASMPKPSTSSPSVSITPDTNNTEMVTKASETDHLENTIPTKNWTRSHLDADFTEKQTSCAVYRDLDDCRIKILPQQKRFGLHNQEMRTLYHCNCTSRLFQTLAKQRKLNEVQNLLLGHVSQSCFLTHNCTADGICSASLVSAQLPQLENGGGTDMDEQRHLQAIRQKVRRPNNHRAKRKDRAVRLYKLCLKMVRAKYRMLISRQ from the exons ATGACGCACATCGCTCCACTTCTTACCCTCCTTTTCACTTCATCTCTGCTGCGATGGACGGCTGCAGATTCCTCCATCCTCTGCCCCTGGACCAGAGTCTTACCCTACGAGCAGGTGCACTACACCTTCGTGTGGAGGGACCCCTTGCAGGCCTCCTCACCTCCCCGGCTCTACCACAGCGCCTGGGCCGGTGACACTCTGCTCAACTGCGCCTGGAGCGAGCACGCAGCCGTGGTCCAGAACTATCTCTCCCTGTGCCAGGAGCGCACGCACGAGTTCGCCGATCATCCTCTGGAGGGTTTGAATGTGGACTCCATGTTGGCTGAAGAGGGCATGTGCGTGTCTGTGGATTCGACAGATGCCGCGGGGCACGCTGGGAAGAGGTCAGTGAGGAGCGTGGGTGGTTCGTCATCGGCTGAAAGGTCGGAGGTCGAGATCCATCTGCGCGTAAAGCGTGGATTCATCGTTCCAGGGACCCTGTGGTGTGGATCTGGAAACAAGGCGCCATCCTATGCAGACCTCG gtgttttttcAGACACAGACAGCTGCTGCCGGGAACACGACCAGTGCAAAGACACCATCCTGTCCTTTCACTCCAAGTTTGGCGTTTTCAACAGCAACATCTTCACCATGTCTCACTGTGACTGCGACAACAA GTTTCGCAGATGCCTACTAGAAGCCAACGACAGTATTTCTGACGTGGTGGGTTACACCTTCTTTAACCTGCTGAAGATGCACTGCTTCCAGTTCTCCCACAGACTCCAGTGTTCACAGAGGAACTGGTTCGGCAT GTGTAAAGAAACCAAACTGGCCCTGTACGCAGAGGTCCATCCCCCGACTCTCTACGAGTCTTCAAACCTGTCTGCGGTCGACATGAACAGCTCCGTCATAAACGCCTCCATACCCAGAGATCTAATGGAGAGCAGCACCTCACACCCCAAACTCTACTCCATCACCGCCGCTGCCTCCATGCCTAAACCTTCAACAAGCTCCCCCTCTGTCTCCATCACACCTGATACCAACAACACCGAAATGGTCACTAAAGCATCAGAGACAGACCATCTGGAGAACACAATACCCACCAAGAACTGGACGCGGTCTCACTTGGATGCTGATTTCACAG AGAAGCAGACATCATGTGCTGTCTACAGAGATCTGGACGACTGCAGAATCAAGATCCTTCCTCAGCAGAAAAGATTTGGACTCCACAACCAGGAGATGAGGACGCTCTACCACTGCAACTGCACCAGCAG ACTATTCCAGACTTTGGCTAAACAGAGGAAACTGAACGAAGTACAAAACCTTCTTCTGGGACATGTATCGCAGTCCTGCTTCCTGACACACAACTGCACCGCAGACGGCAT CTGCTCAGCCTCTCTGGTGAGCGCTCAGCTTCCTCAGCTGGAGAATGGGGGCGGTACTGACATGGACGAACAGCGCCATCTACAGGCCATCAGACAGAAGGTCAGGAGGCCaaacaaccacagagccaaGAGGAAAGACAGAGCAGTCAGGCTGTACAAACTGTGTCTGAAGATGGTCCGAGCCAAATACAGGATGCTCATCAGCAGGCAGTAA